AGCTGATCAAACAGGGACTGGACCAAGTCAAGGTACGCGACGTCACCGGCCCGCTGGTCATCGAATCGGGCGCGCTGCCTGCCAAGGCGTTGCACGATGTTGTGGTCTCCGGGCTCGAGGGATTGGCCGGCGGTACGCTGTGGTCCAACTGGCAGGCGCGCGAGTTCTTCAACAAGGTGGGACAGGGTTATTTGGAGAGCCTCTCCTCGTTCGAGTTGATCAGCTACCAGGTGCAGTACTACGGGCGCTTCGACTACGAGACGGTTTCTTTCCAGCCCTGAGGTCCGCGATTACAACAGCAGCGGTCTTGCGACGGATTGTTTTTCCCTTGGTCGTGTTGTGTGCGGCGTTTTCTTTTTCGCAGCTCGCCGACGCCGACCCGGGCGGCGTTCCTCTGGACGTACCCAATGGCGTGCTGCTGGCAATCGACTGCCGTAGCGGCGAGGTGCTGCTGCTTAGCGGCGATCGATCCTTGCTCGCAAAACCGCAATCAGTCGGCAGCCTGATAAAGCCGCTGCTGATGTTGGCGGCATACGAACAAGGTGACTTTGATTTTCGGGGCACTATCTTTTGTCCGCTACGCAGCGTGGAGACGCCCGCCAATCGTCGTTGCTGGTTGGCGGCCGGGCACGGCCAAATGCAGCTCGAGGCTGCGCTGGCGCAGTCCTGCAACGTCTACTTCATGGCAGTGGCGCGGCAGACGGACTACAACGCATATCGTCGAGTACTGGCGCGCTTGGGAATTGAAGCACCGTCCAGTCCGACTGATCCGGCGACGTTGATGATCGGCCTGGACCCGGCGTTGCGCGCGCGTCCGTTCGACCTGCTTGCCGCATACGTGGCGCTGTTCAACGGCGGTCTGTTGTTTTCGATGGACCCGGCGCATCCGTTGCAAGGGGCGCGCGTGGTGCGCAAGGTCGAGCTGGGATCGATCGACCTCGATCGCCTGACCACGGGCTTGATTGCTTCGGCAACACAGGGGACCGCCCATAGGGCAGGGCAGCTCAACCCCGGGTTGCCGCTGTTGGCCAAGACCGGCACGTCGCCTGCGGACGGCTCAGGGCAGGGCAACGGCTGGTGCGTGTTGCTGACGCCGACGCACGATCCGCGGGTGGCGATGATCGCGCTGGTGCAAGGCGGCACCGGCCCGGACAACGCCGCGCCGTTGGCCGGAGCTGCGATGCGCTATCTAGTCGAGTCCGGCGTGCTTGATCTCAGCGGCGCGACCCTCACCCCCGGACAGTAGGTCCGCAAAACCTCGAACGGATCCTGGCCCGCCTCGATCCGCGCGCGGGCTCCGACTTGGCACACGCCCAGGCGGTGGCCGAATCCGCGTCCGCTGATCAGCAGCGAACCATCGGGCCTAGGCTCGCTATCGAAGTCGTTACTGAGCAGCACGTTCCAGCCATATAGCCTGCCGTAGCAGATGCGGAAGCGCTCCTTGGTCGTGCAGGTCGGGCCACGATTGGACTCAAAGCAAATTTGATTGTCGCGGGTCCGGCCCAATCCGCGCGCGTCGGGCAGGGCGCAGTCGCGGGCCGCCTGCCAATGCGTCGGCGGCAGGTTTGCACTCCAACGAAACCGCGGGTGGCTGCGGCACCAGGCGCGGCCCTGTGAGTCGAGATCTTTGATGCCGGAGAGCCAGGTGGACGGCGTTTCGTCCGAGGACCAGACCTGTGATACGTCCGCTGTACTGCCGCCGCAGCAGGCGCTGAACGGTACGGCCAGCGCATGGTCGTTTAAAATCGGCACCAGGTCGTGGGTGTGACGCACTGCGTCGTAGGCAGCGGCGTCGCCGCGTCCGGCATAGACCTGGCAGGTGGTTAGGTCGATCAGGTCGTAACCCGGGAAAGTCTTGTCGTTCGCAACGGCCTGGCCGCGGGCCAGTACGGCCAGCAGTCGATCGTAGCCCGCCAGCGGCGGTCCGCCGCGTTCGGCAGTGACGACTCCGGCCAGGTAGTCCTCGGCCGCTACCAGATTGATCAGCCGCAGCACGCCCGCAGACGCCTCGGCCCGGATCGTGCCGGGATAATCGCGCGTCGCGCCGCCGGGCAGCAGCAGAGAAAGACCGATGGTGTCGTGCGCCGGTCGCAGGGCGATCCACGGGGCATCGAGCAGCGGTTCGTTGCTACGCAACAGCAGTACGCGATTTCCCGAAGCGCTCAGGCTCAGGTTTCCGCTAAGCGCGGTCTCGCCATCGGCCGTGGCTGCGAGCAGTTCCTGGTTCCTAAGCTCGATAGCGCTCAGGTTGTAGATCGAGAGGATCGAGACGCGCAGAATGCGCTCGTCGAACGCCGCGGCGTGCAGCGTCACGGCGCAGAGCG
This DNA window, taken from Candidatus Alcyoniella australis, encodes the following:
- a CDS encoding penicillin-binding transpeptidase domain-containing protein codes for the protein MLCAAFSFSQLADADPGGVPLDVPNGVLLAIDCRSGEVLLLSGDRSLLAKPQSVGSLIKPLLMLAAYEQGDFDFRGTIFCPLRSVETPANRRCWLAAGHGQMQLEAALAQSCNVYFMAVARQTDYNAYRRVLARLGIEAPSSPTDPATLMIGLDPALRARPFDLLAAYVALFNGGLLFSMDPAHPLQGARVVRKVELGSIDLDRLTTGLIASATQGTAHRAGQLNPGLPLLAKTGTSPADGSGQGNGWCVLLTPTHDPRVAMIALVQGGTGPDNAAPLAGAAMRYLVESGVLDLSGATLTPGQ
- a CDS encoding SpoIID/LytB domain-containing protein codes for the protein MILLLIAFTLCAVTLHAAAFDERILRVSILSIYNLSAIELRNQELLAATADGETALSGNLSLSASGNRVLLLRSNEPLLDAPWIALRPAHDTIGLSLLLPGGATRDYPGTIRAEASAGVLRLINLVAAEDYLAGVVTAERGGPPLAGYDRLLAVLARGQAVANDKTFPGYDLIDLTTCQVYAGRGDAAAYDAVRHTHDLVPILNDHALAVPFSACCGGSTADVSQVWSSDETPSTWLSGIKDLDSQGRAWCRSHPRFRWSANLPPTHWQAARDCALPDARGLGRTRDNQICFESNRGPTCTTKERFRICYGRLYGWNVLLSNDFDSEPRPDGSLLISGRGFGHRLGVCQVGARARIEAGQDPFEVLRTYCPGVRVAPLRSSTPDSTR